The sequence below is a genomic window from Blastococcus sp. Marseille-P5729.
ACGCCGGGCCGGCGAAGACGCCCGAGGGCATGGCGTCCGGCTCGTTCGGGCCCACCACCGCCGGACGCATGGACTCCTACGTCGACCAGTTCCAGGCCGCGGGCGGCTCGATGGTGATGCTCGCCAAGGGCAACCGCAGCCAGCAGGTCACCGACGCCTGCAACGCGCACGGCGGCTTCTACCTCGGCTCGATCGGCGGACCGGCGGCCCGGCTGGCGCAGGACTGCATCAAGTCCGTCGAGGTGCTGGAGTACCCAGAGCTCGGCATGGAAGCGATTTGGCGGATCGAGGTCGAGGACTTCCCCGCCTTCATCGTGGTCGACGACAAAGGCAACGACTTCTTCGCCTCGGTCACCAAGCCGATCGCGCTCACGATCGAGAAGCGCCCCGGCCTGAACTAGCCACCGGCCCGCCGTCACACAACGCTCGTCGATGACCGTACGGCTCATGAGATGGACGGCGTGCGGCGGCCGAGGTGCCCGGCGAGGTCGCCGCGCGGCATGACCACGACGTCGCCGAGACCGAGCCACCCCGCCATCCGCTGCAGCTCCCCGTCGAGGCGCGCAGCGACGTATCCGGGCTCGAGGCCGGAGTCGGGTTCGAGATGAGCAGCCTGCACACGCAGGACGCCGCCCGCCCGGTCGGCCTTGAGGTCGACCCGTGCCGCAATCCGCTCGTCCAGCAGGTAGGGCAGCACGTAGTAGCCGTGCAGGCGTTTGTGCGCCGGGGTGTAGATCTCGATGCGGTAATGGCAACCCCACAGCTGCAGCGTGCGGTCGCGTTCCCAGACGAGCGGATCGAATGGCGACAACAACGCCGACCGCTCGACGCGGCGGGGCACGCGGGCGTCCCGGTGTAGGAACCAGCGGCCGGCGAGGCCCCGCACGCGCACCTCCTCGAGGACGCCGTCCTCAACCAGCTCGCAAATCAGTCGGTCGGTGTGCCGCCCGCGGAGCCGGTAATAGTCGCGCAGGTGCCGCGCGGTCGCGACCCCGTGAGCGCGGGCGGCGAGGGCCAGCAACTCTCGCTGCGCGTGCATGGGCGTGGGGGTCGGTGTACCGAGCACGCGCGGCGGGATGACTCGATCGGTGAGGTCGTAGACCCGCTCGAACTGCTCGTTGCGGCGTACGGAGGTGACCTCCCCGACCCGAAACAGCCACTCGACCGCCGCCTTGCCGTGGTGCCAGGACCACATCTGCCCACGGATCTTGCCGGTCCGTGCCGGGTCCACCTGCGCGGCGGTGAGCGGACCGGATTCCGCGATCTGCGCACGCACCTCCTCGACGTAACCCGGGTTCTGGTGGGCGATTCGGT
It includes:
- a CDS encoding winged helix-turn-helix domain-containing protein produces the protein MRQLTIAAARRTALAAQGFADRPPAGAPTARHLKRVYDRTAVMQIDSVNVLTRAHYLPAYSRLGPYDRAAFDRLEHPRRRVFEYWAHMASLSPVEHHPLLRWRMADSRERTWGMIDRIAHQNPGYVEEVRAQIAESGPLTAAQVDPARTGKIRGQMWSWHHGKAAVEWLFRVGEVTSVRRNEQFERVYDLTDRVIPPRVLGTPTPTPMHAQRELLALAARAHGVATARHLRDYYRLRGRHTDRLICELVEDGVLEEVRVRGLAGRWFLHRDARVPRRVERSALLSPFDPLVWERDRTLQLWGCHYRIEIYTPAHKRLHGYYVLPYLLDERIAARVDLKADRAGGVLRVQAAHLEPDSGLEPGYVAARLDGELQRMAGWLGLGDVVVMPRGDLAGHLGRRTPSIS